GGAATTGAGAAATATATCTTGAACCCAAGTAAATGAGAAAGCAGTTGACAACAGACTAAGAACAAAATAATGCTACCTGTGAACGGGAAGTATGACTGGCCAGCTTGTCAGAAAGAGCCTCAAGCCCCTCAGCTTCCATAAGAGCGAGTCTATTATTTTCATGTGAGGCTGAAATTATTGACAGCAACCACAAGGCAACAGTTCCTCCCAACACTGTGGCGGGATCAGAAACATCAGACTCATCCCCCTCCTGGAAAATGGTTCTTTCCATAAAACCTATGGGAGTTTTAACTCCAATCTCTAAGCAGGAACAGCTGGAATCATGCTTTGTCATATCCACTAATGCATATATTAGGGGTTTGAGGTATGCGGAAGACTCAAGCTCATCAAGAGACTGCTGTTTGTGCTCTTTTGCAGCACAAATTAACAGTGCGGCCCCACCAACCCTCACTTCTAGGCTGGCTGAATTGATGATTCTATTAGCTAATGAACAAATAGATTGTGATCTTGCAACCAAAAAGTCACCAAGTACAGCTGGTTGATCCCCGCAAAGTCTAGACAGTATCTCTATGGCTTTATCTTGGACTAAAGGGGGGGCCTCAGCCAGGCAGCGGACAACAGATTCTAAGCTTGATGGAACATCAGCAAGGGCAGACCATGGGGTATAACTCAAGTTTGTGTCCTGTTTTGTCCTAGCCAGGAGGGCAACTACTTCCAGTGCATCCATAACATCTGTTCCATCCATGTCCATTGCATTCAAAGAATCAACAAGGGCAAGAACGGTGAAGCGACAGTGAGCATGTCCTGTGAGCACATGACCCACTGGAAAATGCTTGAGTAATTGATTAAGTGCACGTGATGCATTAATCTTGCCTTCCAGTGAACCTTCACCAAGTACTCTTGTCAGAGCAGAAACCACATCTTCAGCAAGAGCATCTGCGGCAATCTGGGGTTCACATAGAAGATTGGCAAGTGCAGCCACTGCAGTCTCAGCTGCTTCAATTGATGAACTTTTGGCCAAACTAATTAAAGGATTTACATCCGCTTCAGTAATGCAAGACAATTTGTTAGCTTTTTTACTCTTGGTGGGACGAGAAAGAGCGCTCAAAGCTCGTGCAGACTGAGTTGCAATCACTTGAGTATCACTGGCCAAAAGTTTCATGCAGGGATGAATAATCTCATCAGTTGCTAGACTTTCACAAATGTCCTGTCTCAAGCTAAATATATCTGCTAGAACAGAAGCAGAGCATTCTTGAGTCTCTTCATTTGATGAATCCAGAACCTGGACAAGAGTCTTTAACGCTTTATTTGCAGCAGACCCATTGTACACCAAATCGCTCTGGGATGCCAAAGTCAACACATGACCCAAAACCCTAATTATGTGAGATTTGGAACTGGGACTATCACCCAGGAGCAATGCTAATAACTGATTGATGGTGGGTGAATCTGCAGCCCGCACAATCGTTATGAGCGCCTTTGCTGATGCTCCTTGTCCCTTTGGTCCGCCACTCTTTAAAAGCCACAACAGCGATGAGATAGCTCCCGCACTTTCAACACAAGCACAGATATCATCACTATGGCAAGACAAGTTCCATAGGATGAGTGCAGCAATCTCCCGGGTTTTCTGCGATCCTGTTTCTAACAATTGTACCAATGGAGGGATCCCTCCAGCAGCAGTGATTGCCCACTTGCTGTCGTCGACTTGGTTCGTCAGAAGTGCCAATAATTCAACAGCATATTCTTGATGCTGTTCGGTTGATAAACCCAGCAATGATATTAGCAACTGTATTCCTTCCCTTTTTCCAATGGACTCCCAAAGGCCCAATCCATCATAGCACAATCTAGTCAAGGAGAGTATCAAATCCTCTTGTACATCTGCGGCTGCCATCGTCGTAAGTCCAATAAGCACCTTCTTCGCTTCAGCATGGTCAACCCATCTGGATAGATGAGGATTACCATATAGGCTGGCCATGGACTCTAGGATGCGCTCTTGAACCAATTTATTATCCCGAGGCTTCAGTAGTGTGACTAGAATGTGTTCTATGTGTGTCACGTTGAATGGTGCTTCCTCAACACTAGATTTTTGCTCAAAGACCATCAGAGCATAAGCGAGTGCTCCAATTATGTCACCAACAGGTGCAGCTAAACGAGAAGACTGTGAGAGCTCTCCAAGGTAACCGACAAGCTCGGACATCCCACCACAAATGTTTGCTAAAGCTCGTGTTGCATGGCCCTGCAAAGCTTGGCCAAATCCTCCTTGCATACATTCTTTAGAAGGAGCGACTACAGCACCAATGAGAACTGGGATACCATCTGCATCCACGACAGCTTTCTTAGCTGTGGTTGACGTAGAAGAAAGAGCCTCCAAGGCATCAGCAGCACTAGCACGGACAGAAGCATCATTTTGCCGACCCACCAGTCGTAACAAAACTTTGACAGCTCCAGAATTTATCACTTTGGGAATGCTCTCGCTGAAAGCCAATATAAGACGGGCCAAAAGAGCGGCAGCATTTGACTGAGCAGCAGCATTATCAGAAGACAGAAGACCGATGATAATATCCACACCCCCAGCCTCAAGTGTAACTTTCCAGTAACCATCCTTGTCACCACAGAGGTTCCTTAGTGCCCCAATAACAAAACCCTCAACCACTTTGTCTTGTTTGTTCTCTGGATCAAGTTGATCCCATAAGGTTGGTACTACGCTTTCAGTAACAAATATCTTCATACCCACATGATCGCCTGAGAGCCCACCACCTGAGACTTCATATATTGCTTCAGCTGCTGCCTTTCTTGCTTCAGTCAATTCGGATTTCAAAAGTGAAAGCAATGGCGGGATGCAACCACCAAGAAGGACTCTCAAACGTAATTCTTCATCTTTGCCCAAAATGCTGAGCGTCATAGCAACATTTACTTTTGCCAAAGAAGTTCCACTCCTAAGAATTGATATGAACAATGGCATTGCTTGGGAATGAGAACCAATAAGCATCCTTGCATCCTTTCTTGCTTTGGCAATACTGAGTAGACGAGTTGTAACGAGCTCTTTTTCATGTGCTGAAGACATGTTGGTATGCAGTTGCTCAATGAACTGAGCAACTGTGGCCATTGTGCTTTCTGTATCATCCAGTCCAGCTGCTCCATTTGACTCCCTATGACATAACACATAATTGTAGATTACTGTATGACGGCATGCTCCAAGAAAAGGTATTTGAAACGTAAGCTCACTACAACCCTCAATAgccccccacaaaaaaaaaaaaaacacatatatGTACACACACAAAGGGAATAAAAGACACGAGAAGTGTAAcagaaatttgaatttgaattctACTGGGTTCTTTTCAATAAGACCGGCAAGTACTTATAAGCATGGATCCATCAAGAGTTGCTTCCCCTTTGCCTAATACTCTAATTAAAAACACATGGGCAAGATTTGGAGAAGAGACACTCACTGCCGATGAGAAGTCAATGAGACAGTAGACTCTCTTGGTTCGGGAGAAGCAGACTTTGACATCTGCACCGATTCTGTGCTTCAGCTTTTGCCCTTTAACTCCTGCAGATCAAGGAAAAGAATTCCACCTTGTCGACTTGTTCCTCTTCTCCATTCTACATGGAGAGGCAAAGTGCCAGATAAGACCTCGAAACTGCTGGAAACAAGTTCCAATCaagttttcaaaaatatttgataGAATCAAACAAAAGAATGGCGATTCAGCATCCATGTCCACACGCCCGTATGTAACAAGAGCATCTGGAGTTTgagagatctctctctctcaaagaaagCAATAACAGACATGCATTCTGTAGGGCAGTAATGACCATACTAGGTCCACTGCTTCTATAATTTAGTCTACCACATGACAGAGAACAAAATCATTCACTTTTCCTCACACCATTCCATGGGCACATCGCACAGTAGCCCTCCTGTCTCAACAACCAAGCAATTATCAGATCATTAATATTACCAAGGACTTCTATCGACTTGATTATCAATTCCCACTTCCCTATCTTAACTTTCCATACCCAAAGGTGGGTCAGGGAGCCCATCCCCGATAACTTCCCGCCCTTCCTCCGACGAATTCACACAAGATCAGCAATGATGCTAGGAGCACGATTATaacttaaaaatagaaaaagcaaGCCGATTTTTGAAATCCAAACGCGTTACCGCAATAGTTTTAGTTAATTCAAACGCTGAAGCCTCGGGCAGCAGTCAAATCAGTCCAGCAGTATGCTCATCAGACCAAGAAAAGCGTACATCTCGGAGACAGAATCAGAGCGATGCGCAAGAACTCCCGCCGGCCAATAAACAAATAACACACCTCCGAATGCCCACTTCAAGTCCTCGCCATGGAATGCATTCAACCGAATTTGCTTAACCACGAATCGACAGCTCACTCAACCGACACCTCCCTCCTCCTCGTCCGAAGCCGAGCCCCTGGAGACCAAATACCAGCCATCAACAAAGCATCGAACCGCGACCGAATCCGGTCTTCCATCCACGTAAACGCGCAATCGCGAACGAGCAGGCTGCTCACtactttattattaaaaaaaaaaaaaaaaaaaaaaaaggaagcgagagagagaacagCCGGGCGCCGCGATTCAGCGAGCTCAATCAAACAGCAGAAGGCGAAacggaaggaaaaagaagcaaaaagaaaaaaagaaacaaaaagaaaaagaaagcgagGGGGACGAGCAGATCGGATCAGAGGCGGCGTCGCGGAATCTCTTCTCTCGTCCCCATCGAAGCGATGGGGACCGACGCTTCCGCCGACGCGGGAATGCATGCGTCAACGGACGAAGCACGACGACCGCCGCCTCCTTCCCCGCACTGTACCtgacagacagagagagagtgtgtgaaTCTTCGCGAGCAATCCAGTCCAGCTCAGAGCTTAACGCCAATGGTGGCCGAAAATGGAGTccgtctagagagagagagagagagggagagggagagggagtgaGTCAGTGTCAATTCGTTTCTTTTTCAACGTGCGTTCATTGCCTTTTGCTGCTCTTCTTACTACCtctgtcattttcttttcgtttcCCTTCcggatttatttttttcaatttctctctcgttttatattaattatctcctttttttatttttttcttatttttttcgtttatttgtttatttatcataaaGCAACCTTGAAATGATCACATTTCAACACTACCTAGTCTAATCACTTAACTTCGTGCATCTAATAATTAACAAGTAGTTATTGTGGCGGACGCgatatctttatcttttttctagCCTAGAATCGAATTTGGGTCCTTCTAAAACTGTAGCATCTCATCCCCTGTAACTGAATCGCCATCAGATTTGTCatttaaaacatgaaaaagacaTTGCCGACACTCGATTCTTATaatgaattatattttttgaactAATTTTTCGATTGACATTATGGCATCCAAATTTGGACTTTTCTCAATATGGAACGTCAATAATTTATTGTCGAAATCGTACATAATCATTTCGATAAATGTTCATGCCATGAGTTTTCTCACTCTCATAACACAATTAAGAAGTTATAAATAGAAGCAATGATCAATCTCTTGGGATTTCTGTACAACCTTGACCTGTACCCTTTTTTTGTTACGAAATTCCTTTTACTCTtaacatttcttttatttctatgcaaaattgaatacattaactttttgggaaatttcaaaaaaataaataaatattcctATGTATAGTAGGATCATGTTtagcacaaagaaaaaaatgttcaatttaagtgttttttttaataccaTAAAAAGCTTCAAAGTATACTTGTTGTAATACAAATAccttgaaacttttttttatattataaaaaatcatgaatttatactaatatgacAAATATGCTACCAATGAAACTGAAATAGAGAGTCGTGTCATAGTGGacaaaatttagggattttggcgacatagttttgaatttttttaatagcgTCCAtccctttattttattattataattttctaaaGGAAGTTGGCCATATATGCTGTGTCGTTTCCCCTGTTTTTCGGTCAGTTATTTTCGGTTGGTGGTGTATTGGAAGCTTGCGCAGTGAAAAAGCGGGAGAGACTGCTGCGCGAGAGCGCTAGAGGGGAGAACTTTGGTGGTGCTGGATGTGGGGGCGGCCGTGGATTGGCTATAGGTTGTTCTGCCGCCGCTGGCAGCTAGCAGCAGCTACTGCTGCTGCACTTCTCCACCTGTTTGGTCAGTCAAATGTTCAAAGCGCCCCCTGTTCTTTTTGGGGATTCCCGCActattttgctttttgttttttaccGCTTTGATTTTTCCCTTCTTGTATTttcactcattttgttttattttatttttctcgccCTTGATAAATCATCAATCCCCCCATCACGATCGAAAGCGACCGGCGGTTTTCCTACGGGGCATGTCAGAGTCGGGGAGAAGTTCCCGTGCTCCCATGTCCACCGTCCAGAAAGGAGGGAGAGGTGGGGGCATGCCATGTGATGGGGGACGAGCCACTGATGATCGGGGGGAGGGGGCCCTTTTGGGTGCTTGGGAGCCATGGAAATGGGATTATTGTCGGAAAAACAGTTCacataattttttgacaatttattaatCGAATTCTAAACTTTTCGATTATATCGATTTAATCCTGAGTTTTTAAAGACTTGTCAgtttaatcataaatctattacttTTATAATTAGCTAAGAAAGTTACATTgtcaaatcttcaaaatatttggGATTAGAATGACacatcatcaaaatgtttaagattaaatttacACAATTAAATAGTTTAAAACACGATGGGGACATGAGATAATCGTTTAAAAAGTCATTAACTTATTATACgatgatcaatttagtcttaaacattttcaagatttgccaactcaatcttaaatttttcaattgtctcaatttaattctaaaccttttgaataatttgtcaattcagtcataaccCTATTAATCAAGCAATTGGATGGAATGATTGCATcgacaaatttttaaaatgtttggaATTAGATctataaatcatcaaaaggttgaGAACTACATCGGCACAATTGAAAGTTATGagttaaattgacaaatcgtcaaaaactttataattaaaatatttaaaattgaataaaccTTCATATAATAAATTCACGATTTGTTGGACATTATTTTTGTGGGGACATCACGGTACGTCAAGCATCAACGATCACGTTTTGGACTGTGGTCTGAACTTGAAGACCACCAtctttgaataaataaataaataaatgatgaGCAGATTTGTTTTAGGCTTTGGGGAGGAGACGAGCATGTGCCccaaaaaaggacaaaaatcgGTTCTCGTGACGATTCTAACTCCCCACTCCCTCCCcaactttttaaatttcttatctGACAGGAGATGATCTGTGAGGAAGCCAGGACTGGTCGTTTAGATCTGGTGGATGGCTCTCGATTGGCATCTTGCACATGTGGGTTCGAAATCACTGTCGCTACCCATATAATCATCTAATCTCGTATTAGAATCAGaccatattataaaataataaaatgctCCACAAATGACGTGGCTTTTCGCGTTCAATCACCTCTGCCGACACAACTCcaacgtgtttttttttttttttttatgcagatCCCACCTTCGAATgaccttttgtttcttttcctttttctttattccgTTTTTTTTTCAGTTGCCAAAATCTTGCGAAAATTCGATGAAGATGGCAAATCATATTATTTAGGTTGCAGTTAAAATTTAGGCGTGGCTGTTATTTTCAAGGAAATGGAGATCTAGACGGCAAAATTCCCATTTTTTTCATCTAATCTAACGAGACTTAAGATctatttatttcgtgaaaaataaataaaaagatgatcatttgtattgcttgaattaattaattaattaatggaacccatttatttattatcgataacgatttatgtttgaatatttcatagataataaataaataaaaaacttcattcattcattcttaTAAGCGAAATAAGTAaccatttttattaatatatattttaataattcatttttccgtaaaaaaaaaaaatggactctTCATTCTTTACTTAGTGCCAGCAACCTTTGATTCTATAGGgattggaaagaaagaaagaaaattaattttttgggtttcCGATGCTTGTGGGTTTAGACGACAAGGACAGGGCGGTTGAGACTTAAATCGGTTGGAGCACAGACACGGTAGGTTTTTCTATCCTGGTTTGATTGCTGACAGCAGCTTGAAGCCACCGTGTGGCGCTGTTGGACAGGACAACTCGACGCCCTCCCTAAGAAGACGTAGCCCGGTTTTGGCCCTCTTCACGTTTAGTTTGTGTGGAATCTAAGGCCACCACGCATTGGAAAACTCGTCGGATCTCAAACCTTGTTGTCTACTCCGATCAATGGAAACTGTTGCTTCCAGGatctcgatttttttcttttcctttttgggtgTTTGACTCTGTCGGTCGTTAGAAAATGTCTATACGGAACGTATATAAAAAGTAGTGACGTCAATTTCGAGAGATGACCGGAATTTTAGAGCCTATCCCGTTCATCAAATTCGGTCCACGTCATTTGCACATACGATTACGAGGAGTCGGGAGGGTGATTGAATCTTATGATATAAGGAAGTGTGATGGGTTAGTCTTACCAAACACTATAGGCACTCGCACGTGCGAATGGAAACCATTTGGAAGGGCAAAAGGGCAAAAGGCTAATTGGCGACGAGAGGGGTGATGGCGATGTTGGGAGCTTGAAACGGAGACATAAGATTCATTTGGATACAAAAAGATACGAGACAAGCATCCTTTTCCGACGTTACTTGTGTTTGTGAGTAAATCGGGGCACTACGAGGATTTTGTGGCCACAATTAATGTCATGTCTCTTGCATTATCTCACAAGTATGAAGATGTTTCGTCCAGATTCCATGTTAGCATATATCTTTTAGGAAACTAATTGACCCTCACATaatgacaagaaaataataGGTAAGATGATTTCAAAGTCAACAAGAAATGACACGATGATATAAGGATTTTAAATGTACTTACATCTTAcattctctctctatatatataatcGATGTGTATGTAAATTTGGCCACTAGTTTTTAAAAATGATGTAGTATCTTTTATGTAGAGAGACGTGCCCTATTCCAATTTATCGACTATccctaatatattatttatgggGGGCATGGATTAATCCCAGTCCAAACCAAGATATGGATTAGACCGACCGATTTTAGGTGATTTCCACGATTCTTGGGAGGAATTGGACTAAATTGATGAACCAACCTGGAGTACATTATTCAGCAAAGCAATTAATCGTGGGTGTAAattcacttttttattaattgattctttgcaattaataattttatccCACACTAAAGTAACTTTCTGAACTTTtgcgaaagaaaataaaatgttgaaaagaaaataacaccACCTAATCTTGAGATATGCAAGTTTGTTTCAATTCTAGGGTGGACAGGATTGGTTCCCGATTCCATGGCTAGGAATCGACCATGTTTGATCCAGTTCCAATTTTAGAGCAGGAACTAAACCACCCTAAAACTGATGGCCCCCTAATAATTATGGAATCGGCAGTGTTACATTTAAATCTCGGATTGGACACATCGACCCATCGATGGATAGCAATTTTCCCACTTCTTCACGGAGCAATAACTCATGGGtacaaataattaattgaatgCCCACACTATTGATGCCCGTATGAGTAGTGGGTCCGGAACTAGATCTagtcacatatatattttagcGACGTGGACGGTCTTCGAAGCTGGGCCCAAGGCGGCCCACGTAGCgaaccaccgccaccaccacctaTCATCGGCGGACAGCGACGCGCTACTGGAATTCAGAGCACCATGGGTCTCCATGTCCGAATCGTCGCCCTCCGCGGTGGTTGGGCTTTGATCCTTTTGTTGTCTAGCTTCTTAGGGTTTTGCTCTATTAATCACGCACCATAGTCTCATACCAGGTAAATAGATATAGCAAGCTAGACATTATTTAACCTAAGTACGAGAAAAAACAATGGGCTTCGACGCATTGAACCGGCGGCCCATTACACAAAAGAAACTGCATACGCTGTGGCGACCCGGCCCGACGATGTAAAGCGGGTTGCAAGAAATGGAACGATCTACATAGGCTAGATGTTGCTGTTCACTACCATGTTCACAGATCAAATGGAGATATATACACGAGCGCGGCTATGTATAAGGAATGAATTTATTCACAATTCGGACCGAATGGAGAACAAACTTAGGTCATGGATTTCTTGGGCGCGGAAACTTCGGTGCTACAAATGGGGCACGTCTTCTTGACTTGAAGCCACTGGGTGATGCATTCCGAATGGTAGGAATGGTCGCAGGAATCGAGAATGACTAGCTTCTCGCCTTCCTCGTATTCTATCTGACAGATGACGCATCTATCGATCGCTCCCATCTTCCTTTCGACCGCCGATTGGGACTGGAAAGTGAAGGGCCCGAAGCATTTACCGATCTGTTCTAGCGACAgccctctcctctcttccccGATTATCTCTCCCAGCTCGATCAGCTCTTCGTACGACAGCTCGTCCGGGTCGATGTCGTCGAACTCCGCCATGTCTATGTCGTTCTGGCTGCTGTCTTCTCCCTCCAGGAACCCGAATTCGGCTTCGAACCCGAGGCCCGAGAAGTAGTCGTAACGGTCCTCGCCCTGGTCCTCCCCACCGTCGTCGCTCGACtcgtcatcctcctcctcctcctcgctggcttcgtcttcttcctccgtcTCGCTTGCGATGGTGGAGAGCGTCGCCGTGCGGTCTCTGTCTTCTCGtgcttcttgttcttcctcttctcgtcGCGATGACATTGCCAAGGCGGGATGGGGATCGGGGCCTTGGTCGTCGTTCATCCCGGCGGGAGGGGTGGCCGGCCTGCTCCTCGAGTTCCTCTTGGACTCTTCTTCGTTGTCCATGGCAATTCGAAAGACGATGGGAATCGAGAAGAGAGCTTTCTCTCTTTGAACCTTTTTAACATTTAGACGAAAGACGAAAGACGAAAGACGGAGGATTGGATAGAGAAGGGATATATCGTGAGGAAATGGTATGAGATGAGGCTTAGGTTTACTTGAGGAAGAAGGCAATCTCAATGGAAAGTAGAAGAAACCCGATGTCCAGTGGGTGACGACATTCCATATTCTTTTTGACATAAACGTGCAAACAACTAGCGTTCGTATGCCTCCAATTCAAGCTAGGCAAAGGATAGACGTTGGAGGTTTTGCTGGAGATCGCTTGAAGGAGACGACAAGTTTTCAACTTTTCATGCAAAGCAACGGAAACCTTTCCGTGCCAGAAGATGACATGTTCCACTATTTTAGGCAAGCATCGAGAATACTGATAACAGTTTCGAAACATTTTTCCGAAGAAGGTAAATCCAATTGACATGAATATGGGCTCTTAcatctaggggtgagcattttGGATTGACGCCCTGGGAATTGCCTAGATTCGGCCAATCCGGGCAATTCCCAATTCTGTCGGTCcgctttcccttttcttttattttctttttggggggaggggggaCCGGACCCAACGAAATGTATGGACTGGACCGactatattattttaattattttaatttcttacaAATAGCA
The window above is part of the Eucalyptus grandis isolate ANBG69807.140 chromosome 6, ASM1654582v1, whole genome shotgun sequence genome. Proteins encoded here:
- the LOC104452195 gene encoding E3 ubiquitin ligase BIG BROTHER-related encodes the protein MDNEEESKRNSRSRPATPPAGMNDDQGPDPHPALAMSSRREEEEQEAREDRDRTATLSTIASETEEEDEASEEEEEDDESSDDGGEDQGEDRYDYFSGLGFEAEFGFLEGEDSSQNDIDMAEFDDIDPDELSYEELIELGEIIGEERRGLSLEQIGKCFGPFTFQSQSAVERKMGAIDRCVICQIEYEEGEKLVILDSCDHSYHSECITQWLQVKKTCPICSTEVSAPKKSMT